A genomic stretch from Fusarium musae strain F31 chromosome 9, whole genome shotgun sequence includes:
- a CDS encoding hypothetical protein (CAZy:CE4), which yields MKSLTLLSLAALPSMVFAHDFMVRRKGTEVNIAARHDHASIQSEGLEKRASCGKDSGTCPKGQCCSAAGYCGTTSPYCSSPQCQMDYSNGNCDGSKKPKGDTTANIPRSTNGKVPYNVYITNCTTPGTFALTFDDGPYKYTDQVLDVLKQNNIKATFFITGTNLGKGQIDDETTGWPKILRRMHNEGHQLASHTWSHQDLTASSDEVRQQQIIYNEMAFRNIFGFFPKYLRPPYGTCNRVSGCLDYATKLGYHVINWNLDTKDFENNTPEKIQTSKNTFSNGVSTNAKANAYIELSHDVQEQTAYNLTAFMIKTIKERGYKAVPVGECLGDARENWYVTDPNFKTSVPVYSAPPSSSPTTAASSTTKDGTCGAKNGGTKCTGSKWGDCCSYNNFCGSTSGYCDGGCQSDFGKCNKWTTGSALIVSANGLCGDKYHQTCKGSTYGDCCSKSGNCGKTSAYCGTGCQSGFGTCTSSK from the exons ATGAAGTCTCTCACTCTCCTGTCGCTGGCTGCTCTACCAAGCATGGTCTTTGCACATGACTTCATGGTCAGACGCAAAGGAACCGAGGTCAACATCGCTGCTCGTCATGATCATGCTTCAATTCAGTCTGAGGGACTCGAGAAGCGAGCCTCTTGTGGAAAGGATAGTGGCACTTGTCCCAAAGGACAATGCTGCTCTGCCGCTGGCTACTGTGGCACCACTTCGCCTTATTGCTCCTCACCTCAATGCCAAATGGACTATAGCAACGGCAACTGTGACGGAAG caagaagcccaaggGTGATACCACAGCAAACATTCCCAGATCGACCAATGGCAAGGtcccttata ATGTGTATATCACCAACTGCACTACTCCGGGAACTTTCGCCCTGACCTTTGATGACGGCCCTTACAAGTACACTGACCAAGTCTTGGACGTTCTCAAGCAGAACAACATCAAAGCTACATTCTTCATCACTGGTACCAACCTTGGTAAGGGtcagattgatgatgagactaCAGGCTGGCCCAAGATCCTCCGCAGGATGCACAATGAAGGCCATCAGCTCGCCTCGCACACCTGGTCACACCAGGATCTCACTGCCTCAAGTGACGAGGTCCGCCAGCAGCAGATCATCTACAACGAGATGGCCTTCCGCAACATCTTCGGGTTCTTCCCCAAGTACCTCCGTCCCCCGTACGGAACCTGCAACCGAGTCTCCGGCTGCCTTGACTATGCAACCAAGCTTGGTTATCATGTTATCAACTGGAACCTCGACAccaaggactttgagaacaaCACCCCTGAAAAGATACAGACTAGCAAGAACACCTTCTCTAACGGTGTTTCTACTAATGCCAAGGCCAATGCTTATATCGAGCTGAGCCATGATGTCCAGGAGCAAACTGCCTACAATCTTACTGCTTTCATGATCAAGACAATCAAGGAAAGGGGATACAAGGCTGTTCCCGTCGGAGAGTGTCTGGGAGATGCCCGTGAGAACTGGTATGTCACTGATCCTAACTTCAAGACTTCAGTGCCTGTATACAGTGCCCCTCCTT CTTCCTCTCCGACCACCGCGGCCTCTTCTACTACTAAGGATGGCACATGCGGTGCTAAGAATGGGGGCACAAAGTGCACCGGATCCAAGTGGGGAGACTGTTGCTCCTACAACAACTTCTG CGGCTCAACATCCGGATACTGTGACGGCGGTTGTCAATCTGACTTTGGAAAGTGCAACAAGTGGACTACTGGAAGTGCTCTCATTGTCTCGGCCAATGGTCTTTGCGGTGACAAGTATCACCAGACTTGTAAGGGCTCTACATACGGAGACTGCTGCTCCAAGAGCGGAAACTG TGGTAAGACGAGCGCATATTGTGGCACTGGGTGCCAGAGTGGCTTCGGAACTTGCACCTCTTCTAAGTGA
- the RPL34B gene encoding 60S ribosomal protein L34B — protein MVNHRVTYRRRNGWNTRSNTTRTIRTPGGELRVLHIKKRGTVPKCGDCGSKLSGIPALRPREYSQISKPKKTVQRAYGGSRCGGCVRDRIVRAFLIEEQKIVKKVLKEQEQSQKKK, from the exons ATGGTTAACCACAGAGTCACCTACCGCCGCCGCAACGG CTGGAACACTCGATCCAACACCACGAGGACCATCCGTACACCTGGTGGTGAGCTCCGTGTGCTTCACATCAAGAAGCGAGGCACCGTTCCCAAGTGTGGTGACTGCGGCTCCAAGCTCTCAGGC ATTCCCGCTCTCCGACCCCGCGAGTACTCTCAGatctccaagcccaagaagaccgTCCAGCGCGCCTACGGTGGTTCCCGATGCGGCGGCTGTGTCCGCGACCGTATCGTCCGAGCTTTCCTCATTGAGGAGCAGAAGATCGTCAAGAAGGTGCtcaaggagcaggagcagagccagaagaagaaataa
- a CDS encoding hypothetical protein (EggNog:ENOG41), protein MSSRSLVRPCSAQRAVCQALVQTPRPRSATTVFRATTSTVSPRSQASTSSRRLFHTLPSRRKDQQPPAQPPPTDFAELDVLGNTPAPSTSVDVCMYDGFGLNSGITVTGGNGVLLVDGEVFNWRPWEAKGSMNLVNNKGQFELPPKAFALFDLLWPRPDLLIIGVGPSIMPLAPETRRLISELGMRIEILDTRNAAAQFNLLATERGVSNVAAALIPIGWKDGVGAE, encoded by the exons ATGTCATCAAGAAGTCTCGTCCGACCTTGCAGCGCACAACGAGCAGTGTGCCAAGCTCTCGTCCAGACGCCGCGACCTAGATCCGCGACTACGGTTTTCAGAGCCACCACCTCGACAGTCTCACCtcgttctcaagcttctaCATCAAGTCGCCGACTTTTCCACACCCTTCCGAGCCGGAGAAAGGATCAACAGCCACCAGCGCAGCCTCCCCCGACCGACTTTGCAGAACTCGACGTGCTCGGCAATACTCCAGCGCCTTCGACTTCGGTCGATGTGTGTATGTATGATGGATTTGGACTGAACAGCGGCATCACTGTGACGGGCGGCAACGGCGTTTTGTTGGTTGATGGCGAGGTGTTCAACTGGCGTCCGTGGGAGGCCAAAGGCTCAATGAatcttgtcaacaacaaggGCCAGTTTGAGCTACCACCAAAGGCCTTTGCGCTATTTGATCTATTATGGCCCCGACCTG atcttctcatcatcgggGTCGGCCCATCTATTATGCCATTGGCACCCGAAACGAGACGACTTATATCGGAACTCGGTATGCGAATCGAAATTCTAGACACGAGAAATGCAGCTGCGCAGTTCAACTTGTTGGCCACAGAACGAGGCGTTTCGAACGTAGCAGCTGCTCTAATACCCATTGGATGGAAGGACGGCGTTGGGGCGGAATGA
- a CDS encoding hypothetical protein (MEROPS:MER0011785~EggNog:ENOG41), which produces MASPAASVQQDDIDSTDPHLTDPTLLKDHSEFKSYTTSRFTYSGIRVFYRKRIKADALPQKPAPLPLLVFLHGLGGSVAQFHPLLSSLVDVATCMAIDYPGCGRSDFSVLDWEAYTTDALVELLETVIEDYRDKDAGQRVVLIGHSMGTGLAAKLANTQVEHTTSLAEYVVGLVAICPVSGPPDESKTWWARVGLWAPEWMFDLWRVWNGWGGHNSTSVRRFVGKDADEATRKLQYRFNRQSRTPVFRRMANGALPLYQNGKPKGGLPTLEVWAGLNIPVFLIGAEGDTVVSPEEATRIANVLNPDKTLPESGASEETHEAIAEAAAPANTSTKPQDHIPQAIEDINDDDFTKAKSSVAPSSEVDSPNDPSTPNETMTELPAQPNHPRKVVKTAVMPLPATHAVLYAPCSARAVAGLISDFLATHVTGRLSLAWQLQYLNQEGKWDVKNLNKWKSVTPVSEPIGRTGNPIFRALKTLREVDDVHSPQNFISNWGSIVKDVIDISKDHPKYDPRGLERAGIHYHKFATVSKKPPEDREVEGFIKLVDDLRSRQPARATTEGWTNPEQCVIGVHCHYGFNRTGYLIVCYLVERCDFGVQEAIDTFAKARPNGIRHSHFKDHLYVRYNIGSASVRRS; this is translated from the coding sequence ATGGCCTCTCCTGCAGCGAGCGTCCAACAGGACGATATCGACTCCACTGACCCTCACCTCACTGACCCGACCTTGCTGAAAGATCATTCAGAGTTCAAGTCCTATACAACAAGTCGTTTCACATACTCTGGGATTCGGGTTTTCTACCGAAAACGTATCAAGGCAGACGCACTACCCCAAAAGCCTGCTCCATTACCACTATTGGTATTTCTGCATGGCTTGGGCGGCTCTGTTGCCCAGTTTCATCCTCTGTTAAGTAGTCTGGTGGATGTGGCCACTTGCATGGCAATTGATTACCCCGGTTGTGGCCGATCTGATTTCTCAGTCCTTGATTGGGAAGCCTACACGACGGATGCTTTGGTAGAGCTTTTGGAAACAGTCATTGAGGACTATCGAGATAAGGACGCAGGTCAACGAGTGGTCCTGATCGGCCATAGCATGGGGACAGGTCTCGCTGCTAAGCTGGCCAACACGCAAGTCGAGCACACAACCTCGTTAGCCGAGTACGTCGTAGGGTTGGTGGCTATCTGCCCTGTGTCAGGCCCTCCTGATGAATCAAAGACGTGGTGGGCTCGGGTGGGACTTTGGGCTCCAGAATGGATGTTTGATCTTTGGCGAGTCTGGAACGGTTGGGGAGGACACAACAGTACCAGCGTCAGGCGTTTCGTTGGAAAGGATGCCGACGAGGCTACCCGAAAACTCCAATATCGCTTCAACAGACAGAGTCGAACCCCGGTCTTTAGACGTATGGCCAATGGCGCCCTACCACTCTATCAAAACGGCAAACCTAAAGGCGGCCTACCGACCTTAGAGGTCTGGGCAGGATTAAATATCCCCGTCTTTCTGATAGGTGCTGAGGGGGACACTGTTGTTTCGCCTGAAGAAGCCACAAGAATTGCTAACGTATTGAACCCTGACAAAACTCTGCCAGAATCAGGGGCATCGGAGGAGACACATGAGGCTATCGCCGAAGCTGCTGCCCCCGCCAACACTTCTACAAAACCGCAGGATCATATTCCACAAGCTATTGAAGatatcaatgatgatgacttcACAAAGGCCAAGTCTTCGGTGGCTCCCAGCTCAGAAGTGGACAGCCCCAATGATCCCTCAACCCCCAATGAGACTATGACTGAACTACCTGCGCAACCGAACCATCCCAGGAAGGTAGTAAAGACCGCTGTTATGCCACTACCTGCAACACACGCTGTCCTCTACGCTCCTTGCTCAGCTCGTGCCGTCGCCGGGTTGATTTCTGATTTTTTGGCCACGCACGTTACTGGAAGACTTTCACTGGCCTGGCAACTGCAATACCTCAACCAGGAGGGAAAATGGGACGTCAAAAATCTTAACAAGTGGAAGTCTGTTACTCCAGTATCCGAGCCGATTGGACGTACTGGAAACCCCATTTTCCGGGCACTCAAGACACTTCGTGAAGTGGATGATGTCCATTCTCCACAGAATTTTATTTCAAATTGGGGTTCTATTGTCAAAGATGTCATTGATATCTCCAAAGACCATCCTAAATATGACCCTCGCGGTCTAGAACGAGCTGGGATTCATTATCATAAGTTCGCCACAGTTTCGAAGAAACCCCCCGAGGATCGTGAGGTTGAAGGTTTTATCAAATTAGTTGACGATCTTCGAAGTCGGCAGCCTGCGCGTGCTACCACTGAGGGCTGGACAAATCCGGAGCAGTGTGTTATTGGAGTGCACTGCCATTACGGCTTCAACCGCACGGGATACCTTATCGTATGCTATCTCGTTGAGCGGTGCGATTTCGGTGTTCAGGAGGCTATCGACACATTTGCCAAGGCGAGGCCAAATGGGATCCGCCACTCGCACTTCAAGGACCATCTATATGTACGATACAATATTGGTTCGGCTTCAGTCAGGCGGTCATGA
- a CDS encoding hypothetical protein (EggNog:ENOG41) has protein sequence MSSPQANESDPLLSGDGEGRSNAQADKSARNSRLRELGLFAWALIATAAVIVVAIWTQHEQQTKHDHNTPASKRNLVFMVSDGMGPAPLSLTRSFRQHVEELPYGDTLTLDKHFWGTSRTRSSSSLVTDSAAGATAFSCGKKTYNGAISTLPNHDPCGTVLEAAKRAGYHTGLVVTTKIEDATPACFNSHVVLREMEDEIALQQIGEGVLGRTVDLMLGGGRCNFLPNSTEGSCRADDTDVIKIAKEKHNWTYTDSRAGFDALKGGNNVKLPFLGLFAPTDIPFEIDRRNHNDVYPSLSEMAKTALRALEKATEKSDKGFFIMIEGSRIDHAGHINDPAAQVHEVLEYDKTFQAVLDFIKESKTETVLVATSDHETGGLATAIQEPGHLPVYNWYPKVLANATASAEWLDAKLNAHIASDSNIKKNKEKLKKYINEELIVRGLGISNASDKEITTIADHPESALVLFSALISLRAHVGWSTHGHTAVDVNIYSSGGPRTENIRGNVENTDVGKYLREYLEVDVDAITSELREKMSKVNLQDVGMEALDEVWSLGNKYHAIEV, from the exons ATGTCTTCTCCTCAGGCCAACGAAAGCGATCCTCTCTTGTCCGGTGACGGTGAAGGCCGCTCCAATGCTCAGGCCGATAAGAGCGCCCGGAACTCGCGACTCCGTGAACTCGGCCTCTTTGCCTGGGCTCTGATCGCCACTGCTGCTGTCATTGTTGTTGCTATTTGGACCCAGCATGAGCAACAAACAAAACATGATCACAACACGCCCGCCTCTAAGCGAAACCTCGTCTTCATGGTGTCAGACGGCATGGGCCCTGCACCTTTGTCCTTGACGCGTAGCTTCCGACAACACGTGGAAGAGCTTCCCTACGGCGATACCCTCACTCTTGATAAGCATTTCTGGGGCACGAGCCGGACTCGCTCCAGCAGTTCCTTGGTTACAGACAGTGCTGCTGGTGCGACAGCCTTCTCCTGTGGCAAAAAGACCTACAATGGTGCGATCTCTACACTCCCTAACCACGATCCTTGTGGAACCGTCCTAGAAGCTGCCAAGCGTGCTGGATATCATACTGGACTTGTTGTCACAACAAAGATTGAG GATGCGACTCCAGCCTGCTTCAACTCCCACGTGGTCCTCCGCGAGATGGAAGACGAGATTGCTCTTCAACAGATCGGAGAAGGTGTCCTGGGCCGAACTGTTGATCTGATGCTTGGTGGTGGCCGCTGCAACTTCTTGCCCAACAGCACAGAGGGCAGCTGCCGAGCCGACGATACGGACGTGATCAAGATTGCAAAGGAAAAGCACAACTGGACCTACACCGACAGTCGCGCCGGCTTTGACGCCCTCAAGGGCGGCAACAACGTCAAGCTGCCTTTCCTCGGACTCTTTGCCCCAACGGACATCCCCTTTGAGATTGACCGTCGAAACCACAACGACGTCTACCCCTCGCTGAGCGAAATGGCCAAGACCGCTCTTCGCGCTCTTGAGAAGGCTACTGAAAAGAGTGACAAGGGCTTTTTCATCATGATCGAGGGCAGCCGAATTGACCATGCCGGTCACATCAATGATCCTGCAGCTCAGGTCCACGAGGTTCTTGAGTATGACAAGACATTCCAAGCTGTTCTCGACTTCATCAAAGAGAGCAAGACTGAAACTGTTCTTGTCGCAACCAGTGATCATGAAACTGGTGGTCTTGCCACTGCGATTCAGGAACCTGGCCACCTCCCAGTCTACAACTGGTACCCCAAGGTACTTGCGAATGCTACCGCTTCAGCTGAGTGGCTTGACGCCAAGCTCAACGCACACATCGCCTCTGAttccaacatcaagaagaataagGAGAAGCTAAAGAAGTACATCAACGAGGAACTCATCGTTCGCGGCCTTGGTATCTCCAACGCCTCTGATAAGGAGATCACCACCATTGCTGATCATCCTGAGAGCGCCCTTGTCCTCTTCTCAGCCCTCATCTCCCTACGCGCTCACGTCGGTTGGAGTACCCACGGCCACACTGCCGTCGACGTCAATATCTATAGTTCTGGTGGCCCCCGAACAGAGAACATCCGTGGTAATGTCGAGAACACCGATGTCGGCAAGTATTTACGGGAGTACCTTgaggttgacgttgacgCGATCACCTCGGAACTCAGGGAAAAGATGAGCAAGGTTAATCTTCAAGATGTTGGCATGGAGGCACTCGACGAAGTTTGGTCTCTTGGTAACAAGTACCATGCTATTGAGGTTTAA